One region of Candidatus Zixiibacteriota bacterium genomic DNA includes:
- the bzdQ gene encoding benzoyl-CoA reductase, bzd-type, subunit Q — MSEDKKEFWRWKEYNWRDETINPKGAETISAGVDVGSVSSQAVVIVDGKLYAYSNMRTGSDSPDSSRKAMDWALENTGLTLDDIHYTVGTGYGRVNVPFADRAITEIACHGRGGNLMYGPTVRTILDMGGQDCKAIRCDEKGKVTNFLMNDKCAAGTGRGMEVFADLLAVPVEEVGDLSLDVDDEPPPVSSTCVVFAKSEASSLLREGWSKKRVLAAYCSAMAHRVVSLLERIGVEKDFAITGGIAKNSGVVVRLERELNLTSLKSKYDTQIAGALGAALFAKALVEKQRKKVAQ; from the coding sequence ATGTCGGAAGATAAGAAGGAATTTTGGCGTTGGAAAGAATACAATTGGCGTGATGAGACCATCAATCCCAAGGGCGCTGAGACAATTTCCGCCGGAGTAGATGTCGGTTCCGTCAGTTCTCAGGCGGTCGTGATAGTGGACGGTAAGCTTTACGCTTACTCAAATATGCGTACCGGCTCCGATAGCCCAGATAGTTCGCGAAAAGCTATGGACTGGGCTCTGGAAAACACCGGTTTGACATTGGACGATATCCATTACACGGTGGGAACCGGTTACGGTCGTGTGAATGTCCCTTTTGCCGATCGGGCGATAACAGAGATCGCATGTCACGGTCGTGGCGGTAACCTCATGTATGGTCCGACTGTTCGGACTATCCTGGACATGGGAGGCCAAGACTGCAAGGCGATCCGCTGCGACGAGAAAGGCAAGGTCACCAATTTCCTGATGAATGACAAATGTGCTGCCGGCACCGGTAGAGGCATGGAGGTTTTCGCTGATCTACTGGCAGTCCCTGTCGAGGAAGTGGGTGACTTATCGTTGGATGTCGATGATGAGCCGCCACCGGTTTCCTCGACCTGTGTGGTGTTTGCCAAGTCCGAGGCATCATCCCTGTTACGCGAGGGGTGGTCGAAAAAGCGGGTTCTGGCTGCATACTGCTCTGCAATGGCACATCGGGTGGTCTCGCTTCTCGAGCGAATCGGAGTCGAAAAGGACTTCGCAATAACCGGCGGTATTGCCAAGAACAGCGGGGTAGTTGTCCGACTGGAAAGGGAACTGAATCTCACATCACTGAAATCCAAGTATGACACTCAGATTGCCGGGGCACTTGGCGCCGCTCTCTTTGCGAAAGCGTTAGTTGAGAAGCAGCGGAAGAAGGTTGCACAGTGA
- a CDS encoding CoA activase: protein MITAGIDMGSKYVKVVVLKDGVIRGKAIGATGFEPVAAAEKCLEKAATDSGIEISAMDHITSTGAGRKVAPNISSDVTDVSAAARGVVHLLEGIQTIIDIGAEEGRGIKIDANGKVVDLAVNEKCAAGAGAFAEAMSRALDVSLEEFGQLSLKSDKTIPMNAQCAVFAESEVVSLVHAKTPKHDIAKAVHDAIASRIVSMVRRVGINKEVALIGGVSHNPGFVDALNRGLETQVIVPEDPDYVGALGAAIIAGERSH from the coding sequence ATGATCACTGCTGGAATAGACATGGGCTCCAAATATGTGAAGGTAGTCGTCTTAAAGGACGGAGTGATCCGGGGCAAGGCAATTGGTGCTACTGGTTTTGAACCTGTAGCTGCAGCCGAAAAGTGTCTTGAAAAGGCCGCTACAGATTCCGGCATAGAGATATCAGCTATGGATCACATCACCTCGACCGGCGCCGGTAGAAAAGTCGCGCCAAACATAAGCTCCGACGTTACTGATGTCAGCGCTGCTGCCAGAGGAGTCGTCCATCTGCTCGAGGGCATACAGACTATCATCGACATCGGTGCTGAAGAAGGCAGGGGTATCAAGATAGATGCTAACGGTAAGGTGGTTGATCTTGCCGTTAACGAGAAATGTGCCGCCGGAGCGGGCGCCTTTGCTGAGGCGATGTCGCGCGCTCTGGATGTGTCTCTTGAGGAATTCGGCCAACTATCATTGAAGTCGGACAAGACGATCCCGATGAATGCTCAGTGCGCTGTTTTTGCCGAAAGCGAGGTGGTGTCGCTGGTCCATGCCAAGACACCCAAGCACGATATTGCCAAGGCGGTTCACGACGCGATTGCCAGTCGCATTGTCTCCATGGTCCGACGGGTAGGGATTAACAAGGAAGTAGCTCTGATCGGTGGTGTCTCGCACAATCCTGGATTCGTGGACGCTTTAAACCGTGGACTCGAAACCCAGGTGATCGTCCCGGAAGATCCGGATTATGTTGGAGCGCTGGGGGCTGCGATTATCGCTGGCGAAAGGAGCCACTGA
- the bzdO gene encoding benzoyl-CoA reductase, bzd-type, subunit O, with translation MTMYKTEPLRCWKKAKELRLKYYKDYQEAHSKGGIRWTGGAWAFDAIPAGLGRDVYHITGEPYGASLAFNRELSLECLEAAEAKGWARDLCSYMRNYWGSMYLSKYAFGGEYPNPDFCFQDHICCSHGKWYQHVAEYKNIPYFCIDVSVGPYKDLDENRLMFVVNQMHESIEWLEKITGRKYQDELLIEAVENETRCTSAWAEVCCLNMAKPAPLDEKTMYSLYVHGTLAKHSKEIADFYEELRDEVKYRVDNQIAAIPDERCRLMSDTQPPWGFLKVFRYLEQFGAVSIGSLYTFGLIGIWESKPDGSWGPRTTPMQKGKKITSRDEALRVLADWNLSKPEWQHFYDPNLKTEMMLQIVKQWQVDGVMLHLNRGCEGLSCGIMENRIGIAEAGVPVMTFEGNMGDEREFDEKRVVSRIDSFMETLGMKMLDKPAGAVQSS, from the coding sequence ATGACTATGTACAAGACTGAGCCTTTGCGGTGCTGGAAGAAAGCCAAGGAATTGCGGCTCAAGTATTATAAGGACTATCAGGAGGCTCACAGTAAGGGCGGTATCCGCTGGACAGGCGGCGCTTGGGCCTTTGACGCCATACCGGCAGGTCTGGGCCGGGATGTCTATCACATCACCGGCGAGCCATATGGAGCGTCCCTTGCTTTCAACCGGGAGCTGTCTCTGGAATGCCTGGAAGCAGCGGAGGCGAAAGGATGGGCTCGTGACCTCTGTAGCTACATGCGAAACTACTGGGGATCAATGTACCTTAGCAAGTATGCCTTTGGAGGAGAATACCCTAATCCTGATTTCTGCTTCCAGGACCATATCTGCTGCAGCCACGGCAAGTGGTATCAGCACGTAGCCGAATACAAGAACATTCCCTATTTCTGTATTGATGTCTCGGTCGGCCCTTACAAAGACCTGGACGAGAACAGGTTGATGTTTGTTGTTAATCAGATGCACGAATCGATCGAGTGGCTGGAGAAAATCACCGGGCGCAAGTATCAGGACGAACTCTTGATCGAGGCGGTAGAAAACGAAACCCGATGCACGTCTGCGTGGGCTGAGGTATGCTGCCTCAATATGGCCAAGCCCGCGCCTCTGGATGAAAAGACGATGTATTCTCTCTACGTCCATGGCACTTTGGCCAAGCATTCCAAAGAAATAGCGGATTTCTATGAGGAGCTTCGCGACGAAGTCAAGTATCGCGTCGACAACCAGATTGCCGCCATACCCGACGAAAGATGCAGACTGATGTCGGATACACAGCCGCCATGGGGTTTCCTCAAAGTCTTTCGTTACCTTGAGCAATTCGGCGCCGTCTCTATTGGGTCTCTATATACCTTTGGCTTGATTGGCATCTGGGAAAGTAAACCTGACGGTAGTTGGGGGCCGAGAACAACGCCGATGCAGAAGGGTAAGAAAATCACGAGCAGGGACGAAGCATTGCGGGTTCTGGCTGATTGGAATCTCTCTAAGCCTGAATGGCAACATTTCTATGATCCAAATCTCAAGACGGAGATGATGCTGCAGATCGTCAAGCAATGGCAAGTGGACGGCGTCATGCTGCACCTGAACAGAGGATGTGAAGGTCTCTCCTGTGGAATTATGGAAAACAGAATCGGCATCGCGGAAGCTGGAGTGCCGGTCATGACTTTCGAAGGCAATATGGGAGATGAGCGGGAATTCGATGAGAAACGAGTGGTGTCGAGAATCGACTCTTTCATGGAGACCCTGGGCATGAAGATGTTGGACAAACCTGCCGGTGCTGTACAGTCCAGTTAG
- the bzdN gene encoding benzoyl-CoA reductase, bzd-type, subunit N: MFAKFFDWYENRHDYARDWLAKNDGEVVGCFCSYAPEELIYAAGLLPVRVLGSHEPQDVTEPHIFGMFCPFCRDVLAQGLKGRYDYMKGITLAQSCLHLRQSYTSWKNHVPVDYSFYLYMPNKVQTDHAYSYYSEELVKFRKSLEKWTGRKITDESLRETAELYNENRRLMREVYDLRKQSNPPLTGLDAMVMVASSFFVDKKEHNAELTRILPDLKSRKLDRETGVRLMIVGSEDDDTEFVKMVESVGSTIVVDDHCTGSRYFWNLTEFTGNVLPDIATRYINRPPCPTKDWEERTRLPHILNLAKEFKVDGIILIQQKFCDPHEADMVPLKDYLNSNGYPTLFLEFDVTVPVGQMRIRVEAFLEMLGVEELF; encoded by the coding sequence ATGTTTGCAAAGTTTTTTGACTGGTATGAAAACCGCCATGATTACGCTCGCGATTGGCTTGCTAAGAACGATGGAGAAGTGGTGGGCTGCTTCTGCAGCTATGCTCCTGAGGAACTGATCTACGCTGCCGGGCTGCTGCCGGTGAGAGTGCTTGGTTCTCATGAACCGCAGGACGTCACCGAACCTCACATCTTCGGCATGTTCTGTCCATTTTGTCGCGATGTCCTGGCTCAGGGGCTGAAAGGCCGATATGATTACATGAAGGGCATCACTCTGGCTCAATCCTGCCTACACTTGAGACAGTCGTATACTTCCTGGAAGAACCATGTGCCGGTTGACTATTCGTTCTATCTGTATATGCCAAACAAGGTTCAGACGGATCATGCCTATTCCTACTATTCGGAAGAGTTGGTGAAGTTCAGGAAATCGCTGGAGAAATGGACTGGGCGCAAGATTACCGATGAGTCACTGCGGGAAACGGCTGAACTGTACAATGAGAACCGCCGTTTGATGCGCGAGGTTTATGATCTGCGCAAGCAGTCGAATCCTCCCCTGACCGGCCTGGACGCGATGGTCATGGTTGCCTCATCGTTCTTTGTTGACAAGAAGGAACATAACGCTGAACTAACGCGCATCCTGCCGGATCTAAAGTCGCGGAAGCTCGATCGTGAGACGGGAGTGCGTCTGATGATAGTCGGATCTGAAGATGATGATACGGAGTTCGTCAAGATGGTGGAATCGGTGGGAAGCACTATAGTGGTAGATGACCATTGCACCGGCTCCCGCTACTTCTGGAATCTAACAGAGTTCACCGGCAATGTGCTCCCGGACATCGCCACCAGGTATATCAACCGACCGCCCTGTCCGACTAAGGATTGGGAGGAGCGTACCAGGTTGCCTCACATCCTGAATCTCGCAAAGGAATTCAAAGTCGATGGAATCATTCTCATACAACAGAAATTCTGTGATCCACATGAGGCCGATATGGTACCTCTGAAAGACTATCTCAACAGTAATGGTTACCCGACCTTATTCCTTGAGTTCGATGTAACTGTGCCCGTGGGACAGATGCGAATCAGGGTGGAGGCTTTTCTGGAGATGCTGGGTGTAGAAGAGCTGTTTTGA
- a CDS encoding TetR/AcrR family transcriptional regulator encodes MATHSSGTKSKPSVRHHDKYEKRLSLILKAASKVIARDGFAGASVRDVAAKGKIGLSGIYYYFKSKDELLYAIQHHSFSTLVRLLKERLETCSSPEDRLKAVIDNHFQFFVKNRDEFRVCVHEMESLSGKYYKTVLKIRQEYFQLVRRVIDEVLRGAKHETDITTLFLFGSLNWVYMWYDPEKDSDINKLSSQYLRVLLNGINKSQEL; translated from the coding sequence TTGGCTACCCACTCATCAGGTACAAAATCAAAGCCTTCAGTACGGCACCATGACAAGTACGAAAAGCGACTGTCGTTGATATTGAAAGCAGCTTCGAAAGTCATTGCCAGAGACGGCTTTGCGGGAGCCTCGGTTCGCGATGTTGCAGCCAAGGGGAAAATCGGGCTGTCCGGTATTTACTACTATTTCAAGAGTAAAGATGAATTGCTTTATGCCATTCAGCATCATTCTTTCTCAACTCTGGTGAGGCTTCTCAAGGAAAGGCTCGAAACATGTTCCTCGCCTGAGGACCGATTGAAAGCGGTTATAGATAACCATTTCCAGTTTTTCGTGAAGAACAGGGATGAATTTCGAGTCTGTGTGCATGAAATGGAATCGTTGTCAGGTAAGTACTACAAGACCGTTCTCAAGATACGTCAGGAGTACTTCCAGCTTGTCAGGAGAGTCATCGATGAGGTGCTTCGCGGAGCAAAGCATGAAACAGATATTACCACTCTCTTCCTGTTCGGGTCGCTGAACTGGGTATATATGTGGTATGATCCCGAGAAGGACTCCGACATCAATAAGTTGTCCTCTCAGTACCTGAGAGTCTTACTAAACGGAATAAACAAATCCCAAGAGCTATAG
- a CDS encoding FAD binding domain-containing protein, with protein MILPRFDVLVPETVDEACAMLSDHADEGVRLLAGGTDLLVDLRRPIIPQHVPRCDGCPTHPEGRVLSTTECAPSDTDPLMASGGSIRTALEDPRHAAPAYLVSLHKLDQLRGIERLADGGMRIGALTSISEIERSPDVREGWTALAEGADSLGSPLVRNRGTLGGNIANARPAADMAVPTIALGGTLTLRGSSGTRNIPAKDFPRGPGLSVIKQDEILTDIHYPPPVPYSGSAYYKLANRKALEISTVGVAVWLTLKEPGGPVADVQVALGAAGPVPILAESVRGVLIGKVPNEETLLRAARAAAGDSRPIDDHRGSAWYRVQMVEQLTLRLLRAVLKRIQEGQ; from the coding sequence ATGATTCTTCCCCGTTTTGATGTCCTCGTACCGGAAACGGTGGATGAAGCTTGCGCCATGCTATCCGACCATGCCGATGAAGGTGTGCGTCTCTTAGCCGGTGGCACCGACCTTCTTGTAGACCTGCGGCGCCCGATTATTCCCCAGCATGTGCCCCGGTGTGACGGTTGCCCGACCCATCCGGAGGGAAGAGTTCTCTCTACGACCGAATGCGCACCATCTGATACTGATCCACTCATGGCTTCGGGTGGTTCTATCAGAACGGCCCTGGAGGATCCCCGACATGCGGCTCCTGCATACCTCGTGTCTCTACACAAACTGGATCAGCTAAGAGGTATTGAACGGCTGGCGGACGGTGGCATGAGAATCGGTGCTCTGACATCAATCAGTGAAATCGAGCGTTCACCTGATGTCCGTGAAGGTTGGACGGCCCTCGCTGAGGGTGCGGACAGCTTAGGTAGCCCGCTTGTACGAAACCGCGGCACCCTGGGCGGGAATATTGCCAACGCGCGTCCTGCTGCCGACATGGCTGTACCGACGATAGCTCTGGGCGGAACGCTGACATTAAGAGGATCATCGGGAACACGCAATATCCCGGCGAAGGATTTTCCAAGAGGGCCCGGACTCTCGGTCATAAAGCAGGATGAGATACTGACCGACATTCACTATCCGCCTCCTGTGCCGTATTCCGGGAGCGCCTACTATAAGCTTGCCAATCGTAAGGCACTCGAAATCTCCACAGTGGGTGTTGCTGTCTGGCTTACACTGAAGGAGCCGGGTGGTCCCGTGGCTGATGTACAGGTCGCCCTTGGTGCCGCAGGACCTGTTCCTATTCTGGCTGAGTCAGTGCGGGGAGTCCTGATCGGAAAAGTACCGAATGAGGAAACCCTTCTGCGAGCCGCACGGGCGGCCGCTGGAGATTCACGTCCCATTGATGATCACCGTGGTTCGGCCTGGTACCGAGTGCAGATGGTTGAACAACTTACGCTGCGTCTGTTGAGAGCAGTGCTCAAGCGAATTCAAGAGGGTCAATGA
- a CDS encoding (2Fe-2S)-binding protein, giving the protein MKKIVSVTVNGVLHELAVEPRRTLLELLRENLGLTGTKKGCGIGDCGTCTVLLDGVATFSCLTLAIQADGCSVETVEGLARDGKLSRLQQAFVDHGAIQCGFCSPGMLMTATELLRRSNNPNEQDIRRAISGNLCRCTGYQKIVEAIKAASEDTL; this is encoded by the coding sequence ATGAAGAAAATAGTATCAGTCACTGTTAATGGCGTCCTGCATGAGCTTGCAGTAGAACCCCGCCGCACACTCCTTGAGCTGTTGCGCGAGAATCTCGGTTTGACCGGGACCAAGAAGGGATGCGGAATCGGCGACTGCGGCACGTGCACGGTGCTTCTGGACGGTGTTGCCACGTTTAGCTGTCTGACACTGGCCATTCAGGCAGATGGATGTTCTGTCGAGACCGTTGAAGGGCTGGCAAGAGACGGTAAGCTGAGTCGTTTGCAGCAGGCATTCGTCGACCACGGCGCTATTCAATGCGGCTTTTGTTCGCCCGGTATGTTGATGACGGCTACTGAACTGCTACGACGCAGCAACAATCCCAACGAACAGGACATCCGCAGGGCGATTTCCGGCAATCTCTGTCGTTGCACCGGCTACCAGAAGATTGTCGAGGCTATCAAGGCTGCTTCAGAGGATACATTATGA
- a CDS encoding molybdopterin-dependent oxidoreductase: MSNHRILNTRTPRVDAADKATGKALYTDDLKRPCLLTGAILHSPLAHARILNIDTSRAEKLSGVRAVVTHREAGTTPYGVSPARYDETVFCHDKVRYVGDEIAAVAAIDLDTALEATSLIKVDFEELPTVLDGRTAMDEGQPQLHEMYKNNICAQVHWHFGDIEKGRHESHLIRTDRLSSKMQDAAFLEPQSILAETSSSGNLTMWSSTQAPHYIQRTLAMALNIPLHKVRVIKPAVGGGFGPKASCSSAELATCLLAIKTGQPVKLTFDREQVFLHSRARHQFFHTMTTGVKKDGSLAFLEHECVLDGGAYASFGIATIYYSGSLLGGPYRLKNMKYDGHRVVTNKPACGAQRGHGAVIARALFEVQLDRIAEELGMDPIELRLKNVMEAGETTCNELFVSSFGMREALEAVRDSAAWKKKRSSGGKTRRDGKGIGAACGFFVSGAGYPIYRSRTYHCTVVTKVDEVGGGVTVSSGAADIGQGSDTVLAMITAEELGLSLDEVRVLSGDSSLSVDLGAYSSRTTLMTGHACREAALDVKKQILEAVAGMLEIPSETLDLRDGQVVSLAGELDFSKIRKEYLQEHKGFSDLPDAPQLTFAEASRIAFLELGTIIGTGKYRPPPLGGSFKGAKVGTSPAFGCSAQIAEVTVDLKTGEITVGHITGAHDCGYAINVTQVEGQMQGSMMMGMGEALMEQIIYDNKGRIVNANLAEYKIPTALDMPHLDAIIIESNEPSGPYGAKEVGEGAIMPVIPSILNAIYDATGVRIDELPVTPERLIAALRSKNDKREADA, encoded by the coding sequence ATGAGTAATCATCGCATCCTCAATACGCGCACCCCTCGTGTGGATGCCGCAGATAAAGCCACGGGAAAAGCGCTCTATACTGACGACCTCAAGCGGCCCTGCTTGCTGACCGGAGCTATTCTGCACAGCCCTTTGGCACATGCCCGCATACTTAATATAGATACGTCTCGTGCTGAAAAGCTGTCCGGAGTCAGAGCGGTGGTAACTCACCGCGAGGCGGGCACGACGCCTTATGGGGTCAGCCCAGCCCGTTATGATGAGACCGTTTTCTGTCACGACAAGGTGCGTTACGTTGGCGATGAGATTGCAGCTGTGGCCGCCATTGACTTGGACACAGCTCTTGAGGCCACGAGCCTGATCAAGGTGGATTTTGAAGAGTTGCCGACGGTTCTGGATGGTCGCACCGCAATGGATGAAGGGCAGCCGCAGCTCCACGAGATGTACAAGAACAACATCTGTGCCCAGGTTCACTGGCATTTCGGGGACATCGAGAAGGGGCGCCATGAATCACACCTGATTCGTACAGATCGCCTCTCGAGCAAGATGCAGGACGCCGCTTTCCTGGAACCACAGAGCATTCTGGCTGAAACGAGTTCGAGTGGTAATCTGACCATGTGGAGTTCCACACAGGCTCCTCATTACATACAGCGCACCCTGGCAATGGCTCTGAATATTCCGTTGCACAAAGTGCGAGTGATCAAACCGGCAGTCGGCGGTGGTTTCGGGCCCAAGGCCTCCTGCTCAAGCGCAGAACTGGCAACATGCCTGTTAGCCATAAAGACCGGCCAACCAGTGAAGCTCACTTTCGACCGGGAGCAGGTCTTCCTCCATTCGCGGGCCAGGCATCAGTTTTTTCACACTATGACCACCGGCGTAAAGAAGGACGGCAGCCTGGCGTTTCTCGAGCATGAGTGTGTGCTCGACGGGGGAGCTTATGCCAGTTTCGGCATTGCCACGATTTACTACTCCGGATCTCTTCTTGGCGGACCGTACCGGCTCAAGAATATGAAATACGACGGCCACCGGGTTGTTACCAATAAGCCGGCATGTGGTGCGCAGCGGGGACACGGTGCCGTCATTGCCCGCGCACTCTTTGAGGTGCAGCTTGATCGCATCGCTGAGGAACTGGGCATGGACCCGATCGAGTTGCGCCTGAAAAATGTAATGGAAGCTGGCGAGACAACCTGCAATGAATTGTTCGTCAGCAGCTTCGGCATGCGTGAGGCTCTGGAAGCGGTGCGTGATTCCGCCGCCTGGAAGAAGAAGCGTTCGTCGGGCGGCAAAACCCGCCGCGATGGGAAAGGAATAGGAGCCGCTTGCGGTTTCTTTGTCTCGGGCGCAGGGTATCCGATATATCGCTCCAGGACATATCATTGCACGGTAGTGACGAAAGTCGATGAGGTCGGCGGTGGAGTGACTGTCTCTTCGGGTGCGGCCGATATCGGTCAGGGATCGGATACTGTGCTGGCAATGATTACCGCCGAGGAACTCGGCCTATCTCTTGATGAAGTGAGAGTCCTCTCGGGCGACTCCAGCCTCAGTGTCGATTTGGGTGCCTATTCCAGTCGCACGACTCTTATGACCGGTCATGCCTGCCGCGAGGCTGCCCTCGACGTGAAAAAGCAGATTCTGGAAGCTGTGGCCGGTATGCTGGAAATACCATCCGAAACACTTGATCTTAGAGATGGGCAGGTAGTGAGTCTTGCCGGTGAACTCGATTTCTCAAAGATCAGGAAAGAATATCTCCAGGAGCATAAGGGCTTCTCGGACCTTCCTGATGCCCCACAATTGACATTTGCCGAAGCCAGCCGAATCGCATTTCTCGAACTCGGCACCATTATAGGCACGGGCAAGTATCGTCCTCCGCCATTGGGCGGTTCGTTCAAAGGAGCCAAGGTTGGTACCTCACCAGCTTTCGGTTGCTCGGCGCAGATTGCCGAGGTTACCGTTGACCTCAAGACTGGCGAAATCACGGTCGGACATATCACCGGCGCCCATGATTGTGGCTATGCCATCAATGTCACGCAGGTCGAGGGTCAGATGCAGGGTTCGATGATGATGGGCATGGGGGAGGCGCTGATGGAGCAGATAATATATGACAACAAGGGCCGAATCGTGAATGCGAACCTCGCAGAATACAAAATTCCGACCGCGCTTGACATGCCTCATCTCGATGCAATCATCATCGAATCCAACGAACCGAGTGGCCCGTACGGTGCAAAAGAGGTCGGCGAGGGAGCGATAATGCCGGTTATTCCATCCATTCTCAACGCCATCTACGATGCAACGGGAGTGCGTATCGACGAGCTACCTGTGACGCCAGAAAGGCTGATAGCAGCACTACGTTCTAAGAATGACAAACGTGAAGCAGACGCCTAA
- a CDS encoding 2-oxoacid:acceptor oxidoreductase family protein, whose product MIIRFVGFGGQGIVMSSYIVGQSAVFDGKKAVQNQSYGSESRGGECRGDVIISDTDIYELEPSKHDVLVSMTQPGYEKFISDLKPGGILICDKDLVLPDSNLNPQGIREYGISATDIASRKFGRKIVANMVILGYMNSILQLVTSDALAKAISLSVPKGTEDLNLDAMREGMALAEQEN is encoded by the coding sequence CGTGGGGCAGTCGGCTGTCTTCGATGGAAAGAAAGCTGTTCAAAACCAATCCTACGGAAGCGAATCCAGAGGTGGTGAATGCCGCGGAGATGTGATCATCTCGGATACCGATATTTACGAGTTGGAACCTTCAAAGCATGATGTGCTCGTTTCGATGACTCAACCTGGCTATGAGAAGTTCATCTCCGATCTGAAGCCGGGAGGGATCCTGATTTGTGATAAAGATCTGGTGTTACCTGATTCGAATCTCAATCCGCAGGGAATTCGCGAATATGGCATAAGTGCGACTGATATCGCTTCCAGGAAGTTTGGACGCAAGATCGTCGCCAACATGGTGATACTCGGCTACATGAACTCCATTCTGCAACTTGTGACTTCGGACGCTCTGGCGAAGGCAATCTCGTTAAGTGTTCCCAAAGGAACAGAGGATCTAAATCTGGATGCCATGCGGGAAGGGATGGCTCTCGCAGAGCAAGAGAATTGA